The Streptomyces clavuligerus genome includes a region encoding these proteins:
- a CDS encoding alpha/beta hydrolase family protein, with protein sequence MIETHRGIHRGALAALLALSVTLPLAQTAMARPFPVSAAAPGSSFSAPDRPGSVPAPLVPSGPPASATSDGDGNGDGEIRKWYERIVLPRPTGPYAVGTSSLHLTDRDRQEPWVPGAGPRQSLVSLHYPARPRTGGPVAPYVRADEARALVETLGKDLLPPDSAGPIAGTRTWSRQDARPARGSFPLLVLSPGFGAPRQSLTHLAESLAGNGYVVASLDHAFESAATAFPDRGVLPCTACEKTETGEVGHAAVVEGRAKDVSHVLDRLLGPASVWRHSSMIDPRRIGMAGHSIGGASAARTMAEDPRVDAGVNMDGSFFSPVPEEGLRGRPFLLLGAEDGVPGGTDATWDDGWKRLDGWKRWLTVAGSHHLTFSDAPVLASALGVPGTPGGLSGRRSQQITRDCVTAFFDRHLKHADRPLLDGPTAANPEITFHSP encoded by the coding sequence ATGATCGAAACCCACCGCGGCATCCACCGCGGCGCCCTGGCCGCGCTGCTCGCGCTCTCCGTCACCCTGCCTCTGGCACAGACGGCGATGGCCAGGCCGTTCCCCGTGTCCGCGGCGGCCCCGGGGTCCTCGTTCTCCGCTCCCGACCGGCCCGGGAGCGTACCGGCCCCGCTCGTACCGTCGGGTCCGCCGGCCTCGGCCACCTCCGACGGCGACGGCAACGGCGACGGCGAGATCCGGAAGTGGTACGAGCGGATCGTGCTCCCGCGCCCCACCGGACCGTACGCGGTGGGCACATCGTCCCTGCATCTGACGGACCGTGACCGCCAGGAGCCCTGGGTGCCCGGTGCCGGACCCCGGCAGTCGCTGGTGTCCCTGCACTATCCCGCCCGCCCGCGCACCGGCGGCCCGGTCGCGCCCTATGTCCGCGCGGACGAGGCCCGCGCGCTGGTGGAGACCCTGGGCAAGGACCTCCTGCCGCCGGACAGCGCGGGACCGATCGCCGGGACGCGGACCTGGTCCCGGCAGGACGCCCGCCCGGCCCGGGGCTCCTTCCCGCTCCTCGTCCTGTCACCGGGCTTCGGCGCGCCCCGCCAGAGCCTGACCCATCTCGCCGAGTCCCTGGCGGGCAACGGCTATGTCGTCGCCTCCCTCGACCACGCCTTCGAGTCGGCCGCGACGGCCTTCCCCGACCGGGGTGTCCTGCCCTGTACGGCCTGTGAGAAGACGGAGACCGGAGAGGTCGGCCACGCCGCGGTGGTGGAGGGGCGGGCGAAGGACGTGTCCCATGTCCTGGACCGGCTCCTCGGCCCCGCGTCCGTCTGGCGGCACTCCTCGATGATCGACCCCCGGCGGATCGGCATGGCCGGACACTCCATCGGCGGGGCCTCGGCCGCGCGCACCATGGCGGAGGATCCCCGGGTGGACGCCGGAGTCAATATGGACGGCAGCTTCTTCTCCCCCGTCCCCGAGGAGGGGCTGAGGGGCCGACCGTTCCTGCTGCTGGGCGCCGAGGACGGTGTCCCGGGCGGCACCGACGCCACCTGGGACGACGGTTGGAAGCGGCTCGACGGCTGGAAGCGCTGGCTGACGGTGGCCGGAAGCCACCATCTCACCTTCAGCGACGCGCCCGTGCTCGCCTCGGCGCTGGGGGTGCCGGGCACGCCCGGCGGACTCTCCGGCCGGCGGTCGCAGCAGATCACCCGCGACTGTGTCACCGCCTTCTTCGACCGCCATCTGAAGCACGCCGACCGCCCCCTGCTCGACGGCCCGACCGCCGCCAACCCCGAGATAACCTTCCACTCCCCCTGA
- a CDS encoding heparin lyase I family protein — translation MRTRSHGAGALAVGAAVMTLLAGQAHAVPVLPPGGWNGDPDTGLGTGVFGHIGSNCDPLHGNSVTSPTDDSRGKIWRYHKPVGSGRCESKGITVPDSATGRGVVHDFTPREGERTTYYFGWESRLSSTVDNHAIFQWKSYPAGLQNWPVVLKVVNSRLTLIHRKETSPVPDTLWDRALLPHEWNHIVLGLTLSGDPSTGAIELWLNGAKQTLRNGGTVWNGRTWDLGNQPKWGLYGATAHEVDHDIDRVRVSTDYHDVKHG, via the coding sequence ATGAGGACACGTTCGCATGGGGCCGGTGCGCTGGCCGTCGGAGCCGCCGTGATGACGCTGCTCGCCGGTCAGGCGCACGCGGTACCGGTGTTGCCCCCGGGCGGCTGGAACGGGGACCCCGACACCGGCCTCGGTACCGGCGTCTTCGGTCATATCGGCAGCAACTGCGATCCGCTCCACGGCAACAGCGTCACCAGCCCGACCGACGACAGCCGTGGCAAGATCTGGCGTTACCACAAGCCGGTGGGCTCCGGACGCTGCGAGAGCAAGGGCATCACCGTCCCGGACAGCGCCACCGGCCGCGGCGTGGTCCACGACTTCACCCCCCGGGAAGGAGAGCGGACCACGTACTACTTCGGCTGGGAGAGCAGACTCTCCAGCACCGTGGACAACCATGCGATCTTCCAGTGGAAGTCCTACCCCGCGGGCCTACAGAACTGGCCCGTCGTCCTCAAGGTGGTGAACAGCAGACTCACCCTGATCCACCGCAAGGAGACCTCGCCCGTCCCGGACACCCTCTGGGACCGGGCCCTCCTCCCCCATGAATGGAACCACATCGTCCTGGGGCTGACGCTCTCCGGCGACCCGAGCACCGGCGCCATCGAACTATGGCTCAACGGGGCGAAGCAGACCCTCAGAAACGGCGGGACGGTGTGGAACGGCCGTACCTGGGACTTGGGGAACCAGCCCAAGTGGGGTCTGTACGGGGCCACCGCGCACGAGGTGGACCACGACATCGACCGGGTCCGGGTCAGTACCGACTACCACGATGTGAAGCACGGCTGA
- a CDS encoding MFS transporter, with amino-acid sequence MGSQERFAVFRSRDFSVFFVGYFTSNLGTSMASVALAFAVLHMGGSPTDLSLVLAARIVPMVLLLLGGGVLGDRLPRRTVMLVADSVRALSQGALAVLFILGPVPLWVVVALAACGGVGEALFLPSFDGLVPQLAPKDRLPEANSWLGMAHSAANVAGPAVAGVLIAVVSAAAVLLVNTLSYLASVVALLMLRIGDQAPDRGGSSMVAELRSGWRAFSEHTWLWTVTLQFTLFNLLVWAPYLVLGPVSADRDYGGSEAWGLIVATFGVGSLLGGLLLLGRRPSRPLVVTTLVTFVWAAPSAAFAVRAPLWTVCAAALTAGVSSAVFNSLWMTTIQRHVPADSLSRVMSYVTFGAYSVGPIGLALAGPLAEYTSIGLVLAVGVGWQLLANSVVLMIPAVRNLRAPSSESDEPAAAKPVESAESTTSESSRQSG; translated from the coding sequence ATGGGGTCTCAGGAGCGTTTCGCAGTTTTTCGTTCCCGTGATTTCTCGGTCTTCTTCGTCGGATACTTCACCTCCAACCTCGGTACGTCCATGGCCTCCGTGGCGCTCGCCTTCGCGGTCCTGCACATGGGGGGCTCACCCACCGATCTGAGTCTGGTGCTCGCCGCTCGTATCGTTCCGATGGTGCTTCTCCTGCTGGGCGGCGGCGTGCTCGGCGACCGGCTGCCGCGGCGCACGGTGATGCTGGTGGCCGACTCCGTCCGCGCCCTCAGCCAGGGTGCCCTGGCGGTGCTGTTCATACTCGGGCCGGTGCCGTTGTGGGTGGTCGTCGCACTCGCTGCCTGCGGTGGGGTGGGCGAGGCCCTGTTCCTGCCCTCGTTCGACGGCCTGGTTCCGCAACTCGCGCCGAAGGACCGGCTGCCCGAGGCCAACTCCTGGCTCGGGATGGCCCACTCGGCGGCGAACGTGGCCGGACCGGCCGTCGCGGGGGTGCTGATCGCGGTCGTGTCGGCGGCGGCCGTGCTGCTGGTGAACACCCTCAGTTACCTGGCCAGCGTCGTGGCCCTGCTCATGTTGCGGATCGGTGACCAGGCCCCCGACCGCGGCGGCAGCTCCATGGTGGCCGAACTGCGGTCCGGATGGCGGGCCTTCTCGGAGCACACCTGGCTATGGACCGTCACACTCCAGTTCACCTTGTTCAATCTGCTGGTGTGGGCGCCCTACCTGGTGCTCGGCCCCGTCTCGGCGGATCGTGACTACGGCGGCTCCGAGGCATGGGGTCTGATCGTCGCCACCTTCGGCGTCGGCTCCCTGCTGGGTGGCCTGCTGCTGCTCGGTCGGCGGCCGTCCCGTCCGCTGGTGGTGACCACCCTGGTCACCTTTGTGTGGGCGGCGCCCTCGGCGGCCTTCGCGGTCCGCGCCCCGCTGTGGACGGTGTGTGCCGCGGCGCTCACCGCCGGTGTGTCGAGCGCGGTGTTCAACAGCCTCTGGATGACGACGATCCAGCGGCACGTCCCCGCGGACAGCTTGTCCCGGGTGATGTCGTATGTAACCTTCGGCGCCTATTCGGTGGGACCGATCGGACTTGCCCTCGCCGGTCCGCTGGCCGAGTACACCAGCATCGGCCTGGTCCTGGCCGTCGGTGTCGGCTGGCAACTCCTCGCCAATTCCGTGGTGCTGATGATTCCGGCCGTACGGAATCTGCGCGCGCCGAGTTCCGAATCCGATGAGCCAGCCGCGGCGAAACCGGTCGAATCCGCAGAGTCCACCACATCCGAATCGTCGCGACAGTCCGGCTGA
- a CDS encoding methyltransferase has protein sequence MTHSRYDLSASETEPEPDGLDMPALARLVFGHAAFQYLHAACELGLIRLLSRHGALGKDAIGTRLGLGERACDILLLGCASLGIVVREGDRYRLAGLVAALVEAGDWDGIENTVAFEGHIAYEGQADFTASLRANSNVGLRRIPGTGRNLYHRLSENPRLEAVFFRYMRSWSEMANHHLVSHVTELAPTRLLDCGGGDAVNAIALATASPDLTVTILEIPQTARIAERRIVEAGLEERIHVHAGDMHAAEFPGGFDVVLFAHQLVIWTMEENTELLRKAFRALRPGGHVVIFNSMSADRGDGPVVAALDSVYFAVLPEEGGMIYRWQQYDTCLTAAGFGAARRLSGVDTPRPDGRGQALTRPDRSVARARIRSVVHTRTGG, from the coding sequence ATGACGCATTCCCGGTACGACCTCTCCGCGAGCGAGACCGAGCCCGAGCCGGACGGACTCGACATGCCCGCGCTCGCCCGTCTGGTATTCGGGCACGCCGCGTTCCAGTATCTCCACGCGGCCTGCGAACTCGGTCTGATCCGGCTGCTGTCCCGGCACGGAGCCCTCGGCAAGGACGCGATCGGCACCCGGCTCGGACTCGGGGAGAGGGCCTGCGACATCCTTCTCCTGGGCTGCGCCTCCCTCGGGATCGTGGTGCGCGAGGGGGACCGTTACCGCCTCGCCGGACTGGTGGCAGCCCTGGTGGAGGCCGGTGACTGGGACGGTATCGAGAACACCGTCGCCTTTGAGGGGCATATCGCGTACGAGGGCCAGGCGGACTTCACCGCATCGCTGCGCGCCAACAGCAATGTCGGGCTCCGCCGCATTCCCGGCACCGGGCGGAATCTGTACCACCGCCTCAGTGAGAATCCACGCCTCGAAGCGGTGTTCTTCCGTTACATGCGCTCGTGGTCGGAGATGGCCAACCACCATCTGGTCTCCCATGTCACGGAACTCGCGCCGACCCGGCTGCTGGACTGCGGCGGCGGGGACGCCGTCAACGCCATCGCCCTCGCCACGGCCAGCCCGGACCTGACCGTGACCATTCTGGAGATTCCGCAGACCGCCCGCATAGCGGAACGCCGTATTGTCGAAGCGGGGCTGGAGGAACGGATACATGTACACGCGGGCGATATGCACGCCGCCGAGTTTCCCGGCGGATTCGATGTCGTGCTCTTCGCCCACCAGCTCGTCATCTGGACGATGGAGGAGAACACGGAGCTGCTGCGCAAGGCGTTCCGGGCGCTGCGTCCCGGTGGACATGTGGTCATCTTCAATTCCATGTCCGCCGACCGGGGGGACGGCCCGGTCGTGGCGGCGCTGGACAGTGTGTACTTCGCCGTGCTCCCGGAAGAGGGCGGAATGATCTATCGCTGGCAGCAGTACGACACATGCCTGACCGCCGCCGGTTTCGGCGCGGCGCGTCGCCTGTCCGGGGTGGACACCCCACGGCCTGATGGTCGCGGCCAGGCCCTGACCCGGCCGGATCGGTCCGTCGCACGGGCCCGGATCCGATCCGTCGTACACACCCGGACGGGCGGATGA
- a CDS encoding alpha/beta hydrolase, translating into MSSRGRSVLRRIAARATAVVLGIVMAVTSGLVTTGLVTTGLVTTGLIAAPAAHASPSAAGVLRWAPCGGPARPGAECATLPVPVDWARPDGPGLGLAVARRKATGPGTRVGSMVFGPGGPGDSGVETVVRRIGRFSPEVRSRFDIVSFDPRGVGGSSPVICSGDLLAERPSPELRSQADFDATVAYNRRLRADCRARTGPVFDHLDTARTVRDLEALRAALGERKLTFHGSSYGTLLGAQYAETYPRRVRAMVLESVMDHSVPTTRDFLRSQAAAADDSFQEFVSWCDGAAECALRDRDVREVWRGLLTRAGRGELEDPTKPGIALSSADLVNKIAFRSFYRADHAGLATVIAKMDTSEPLPASPTRVAPLPPATPVFCSDWRLPVRDHREYASLVALMHTTAPDLPHLLPIQMVAACLGTPTANPQHRLDARGVPPVLVSNALHDPATGHPWAVSVARQLGRSGVLLTYEGHGHGSVTRGPCMEDTVDSYLIDLTVPPRGMSCPAIPV; encoded by the coding sequence ATGTCGTCACGGGGCAGATCCGTACTGCGGCGCATCGCGGCGCGGGCCACGGCTGTGGTGCTGGGAATCGTCATGGCCGTCACCAGCGGCCTTGTCACCACCGGCCTTGTCACCACCGGCCTTGTCACCACCGGCCTTATCGCCGCTCCTGCGGCTCACGCGTCGCCGTCCGCCGCGGGGGTCCTGCGGTGGGCACCGTGCGGCGGTCCGGCGAGACCGGGAGCCGAGTGCGCCACTCTCCCGGTGCCGGTCGACTGGGCCCGCCCGGACGGGCCGGGACTCGGCCTGGCCGTGGCCCGCCGCAAGGCCACCGGCCCCGGCACACGTGTCGGTTCGATGGTGTTCGGCCCCGGCGGGCCGGGCGACTCGGGTGTGGAAACGGTGGTGCGCCGTATCGGCCGGTTCAGCCCCGAGGTCCGCAGCAGGTTCGACATCGTCAGCTTCGATCCGCGTGGCGTGGGGGGCAGCAGTCCGGTGATCTGCTCCGGCGACCTGTTGGCCGAGCGGCCGTCACCCGAGCTGAGGAGCCAGGCGGACTTCGACGCCACCGTGGCGTACAACAGACGGCTCCGTGCCGACTGCCGAGCCCGTACCGGCCCGGTCTTCGACCACCTCGACACCGCCCGGACGGTCCGGGATCTGGAGGCCCTCCGGGCCGCCCTCGGCGAGCGGAAGCTGACCTTCCACGGCAGCTCGTACGGCACGCTGCTCGGGGCGCAGTACGCCGAGACCTATCCGCGCCGTGTCCGCGCGATGGTGCTGGAAAGCGTCATGGACCACAGCGTCCCGACCACCCGTGACTTTCTGCGGTCCCAGGCGGCCGCTGCGGACGATTCCTTCCAGGAGTTCGTGAGCTGGTGCGACGGCGCCGCGGAGTGCGCGCTGCGCGACCGTGATGTCCGCGAGGTCTGGCGGGGCCTGTTGACGCGGGCCGGGCGGGGCGAGCTGGAGGACCCGACGAAGCCGGGCATCGCGCTGTCGTCCGCCGACCTGGTCAACAAGATCGCGTTCCGAAGTTTCTACCGGGCCGACCACGCGGGCCTGGCCACGGTGATCGCGAAGATGGACACGAGCGAACCACTGCCGGCGTCGCCCACCCGGGTGGCGCCGCTGCCTCCGGCCACCCCGGTCTTCTGCTCGGACTGGCGACTGCCGGTGCGCGACCACCGGGAGTACGCCTCGCTCGTCGCCCTGATGCACACGACCGCGCCCGACCTGCCTCATCTGCTGCCGATACAGATGGTCGCGGCGTGTCTGGGCACGCCGACCGCCAACCCGCAGCATCGTCTGGACGCACGCGGCGTCCCGCCCGTCCTGGTGTCCAACGCGCTGCACGATCCCGCCACCGGCCACCCCTGGGCCGTCTCGGTGGCCCGGCAGCTCGGCCGCAGCGGCGTGCTGCTCACCTACGAGGGCCATGGGCACGGCAGCGTCACCCGCGGCCCGTGCATGGAGGACACCGTGGACAGCTACCTCATCGACCTGACCGTGCCGCCCCGGGGCATGAGCTGCCCCGCCATACCCGTCTGA
- a CDS encoding 4-hydroxybenzoate 3-monooxygenase encodes MIILGAGPAGLVVGNLLRAAGIDCVILERATRAQIQTRARAGFLAPHTVRVLDRHGLADGLHRTGTEHTTCEFRTESGRFRLDYGHLGKGEPHTVYPQQQLVTDLLARYLEAGGRIHFATPALAVLDTDGPRPSVTVQGPDGRPDRWQGTYVAGCDGRHGAARRSLPHGTVRRYHHDHGITWLGLLAAAPPSLDAIGYAVHPEGFAGHMARTPEVTRYYLQWARGTPAEAWSDDRIWTELSLRMRAAAYGPLHHGPLLQRTVIDLESDILEPLRHGTLLLAGDAASLLAPAAAKGANLAVLEAELLGRGLIDAIVHGRPDGLDAYSARCLSHIWRAQRFSQWMIHLLHDVSEVRDGPGAPAPYGGPLRQDTGSRRACLTTLRTSRAEQDWFAENYVGI; translated from the coding sequence GTGATCATCCTCGGTGCCGGCCCCGCGGGGCTGGTGGTCGGAAACCTCCTCCGGGCGGCCGGGATCGACTGCGTCATTCTGGAACGGGCCACCCGTGCACAGATCCAGACCCGGGCCCGAGCCGGGTTCCTCGCTCCGCACACGGTCCGCGTCCTGGACCGCCACGGCCTGGCCGACGGGCTCCATCGAACCGGCACGGAGCACACCACCTGCGAGTTCCGCACGGAGAGCGGCCGTTTCCGGCTGGACTACGGTCACCTCGGCAAGGGCGAGCCGCACACGGTCTACCCGCAGCAGCAACTCGTCACGGACCTGCTGGCGCGGTACCTGGAGGCGGGCGGACGGATTCACTTCGCGACCCCGGCGCTCGCCGTGCTGGACACCGACGGCCCACGGCCCTCGGTCACCGTCCAGGGCCCGGACGGCCGACCGGACCGCTGGCAGGGTACCTACGTCGCGGGCTGCGACGGCCGCCATGGCGCGGCCCGCCGGTCCCTTCCGCACGGCACGGTCCGGCGGTACCACCACGACCACGGGATCACCTGGCTCGGCCTGCTCGCCGCGGCTCCTCCGAGCCTCGACGCCATCGGATACGCGGTGCACCCCGAGGGATTCGCCGGACATATGGCACGTACGCCCGAGGTGACCCGTTACTACCTCCAATGGGCACGTGGCACCCCGGCCGAGGCATGGTCCGACGACCGGATCTGGACCGAGCTGAGCCTGCGGATGCGCGCCGCCGCCTACGGCCCCCTGCACCACGGCCCGCTCCTCCAGCGGACCGTGATCGACCTGGAGTCCGACATACTCGAACCGCTGCGCCACGGCACACTCCTGCTCGCGGGCGACGCGGCGAGCCTGCTCGCTCCGGCCGCGGCCAAGGGCGCCAACCTCGCGGTGCTGGAGGCGGAGCTTCTCGGGCGTGGCCTGATCGATGCCATCGTGCACGGCCGACCGGACGGGCTCGACGCCTACTCGGCGCGGTGCCTGAGCCACATATGGCGGGCGCAACGGTTCTCGCAGTGGATGATCCATCTGCTGCACGACGTCAGCGAGGTGCGCGACGGCCCAGGCGCTCCGGCCCCGTACGGCGGGCCGCTCCGCCAGGACACCGGCTCACGCCGCGCCTGTCTCACGACCCTGCGCACCTCGCGCGCCGAACAGGACTGGTTCGCGGAGAACTACGTCGGGATCTGA
- a CDS encoding RNase A-like domain-containing protein, with the protein MTWRVTPLLTVLAVFLSLGLGEHTAVASQSAQVRSASDTAREAAEAARAAAAKAQEKSTADRMAELIKAAATYSGCGSKSLLEKPRCYRAFAEQSVRTGAGVGLFGFTAHEGAKDLVQNLGNIQKLQAELAPFQKLLQQDPASIADPAERAKAEERLKTAARAAEKTIDAMQTVAVLVIESVQVLIEAVKSLVKLLIALVEALTKLIELVLMLHDAIIEMNKILDDINAGMSQMNRALDDMNDAVGDVNSALDGMNRGIAQANRGMDQMNQGIAQANRGVDKMNKEIPKIKKAAAKLRELPAIDFDFSHIGDTWASGSSGLDSAEQDRRMSLLLGLIPGIGDGKGVVEAITGKDLATGEKLDAYDRATGSLFVLRWIKAGGKALKPDDIRKDKSIPGCNSFPAGTAVLMGDGSRKPIEDVQSGDLVLATDPTGDTPLTRVQPVLSAIVTESDKEFTRLTAENGATVTSTGHHLYWSADRRDWVRADELVPGSRLLDGEGRELTVAGSERLAAEQTTYDLDVSGIDSYYVGVGERSALVHNCNDLARDAVLYPGLAHTLDEHVDVTLEQMKQLAIKKTRKYGKPTSNSRWVDRQTAQQVVDYAVAANKAKIQDWLRKGATKPLELRGTFGAKNSLGDVMTHDGKHSKAGNGYVVLLQRAPGHKPGGYYVSTAYPI; encoded by the coding sequence ATGACCTGGAGAGTGACACCTCTCCTGACCGTTCTGGCGGTCTTCCTCTCCCTGGGACTGGGGGAGCACACCGCCGTCGCCTCGCAGAGCGCGCAGGTGCGATCGGCCTCCGACACGGCACGCGAGGCGGCCGAGGCCGCGCGGGCGGCAGCGGCCAAGGCCCAGGAGAAGTCCACCGCCGACCGGATGGCGGAGCTGATCAAGGCAGCGGCGACCTACTCCGGTTGCGGCAGCAAGTCGTTGCTGGAGAAGCCGCGCTGCTACCGGGCCTTCGCCGAGCAGTCCGTACGGACCGGCGCAGGGGTGGGGCTGTTCGGGTTCACCGCCCACGAGGGCGCGAAGGACCTCGTCCAGAATCTGGGGAACATCCAGAAGCTCCAGGCCGAATTGGCACCGTTCCAGAAGCTGTTGCAGCAGGACCCCGCGTCGATCGCGGACCCCGCCGAACGCGCCAAGGCCGAGGAGCGGCTGAAGACCGCGGCCCGCGCCGCGGAGAAGACCATCGACGCCATGCAGACCGTGGCGGTGCTGGTCATCGAATCGGTCCAGGTGCTGATCGAGGCGGTGAAGAGCCTCGTCAAGCTGTTGATCGCCCTGGTGGAAGCCCTCACCAAGCTCATCGAGCTGGTGCTGATGCTCCATGACGCGATCATCGAGATGAACAAGATCCTGGACGACATCAACGCCGGGATGTCGCAGATGAACCGGGCGCTCGACGACATGAACGACGCCGTCGGCGACGTCAACAGCGCCCTGGACGGGATGAACCGCGGTATCGCGCAGGCCAACCGCGGCATGGACCAGATGAACCAGGGCATCGCCCAGGCCAACCGCGGCGTCGACAAGATGAACAAGGAGATTCCCAAGATCAAGAAGGCGGCGGCGAAGCTCCGGGAGCTGCCCGCCATCGACTTCGACTTCTCCCACATCGGGGACACCTGGGCCAGCGGCTCCTCCGGCCTGGACAGCGCCGAGCAGGACAGGCGCATGTCCCTGCTGCTCGGCCTGATCCCCGGGATCGGCGACGGCAAGGGCGTCGTCGAGGCCATCACCGGCAAGGACCTGGCGACCGGCGAGAAGCTCGACGCCTACGACCGGGCGACCGGCTCCCTGTTCGTCCTGCGCTGGATCAAGGCGGGCGGCAAGGCGCTCAAGCCCGACGACATCCGCAAGGACAAGTCGATCCCCGGCTGCAACAGCTTCCCGGCCGGCACCGCCGTGCTGATGGGCGACGGCAGCCGCAAGCCCATCGAGGACGTCCAGTCGGGCGATCTGGTGCTGGCCACCGACCCCACCGGTGATACCCCGCTCACCCGGGTCCAGCCGGTGCTGTCGGCGATCGTCACCGAGTCCGACAAGGAGTTCACCCGGCTGACCGCCGAGAACGGCGCCACCGTCACATCCACCGGACACCATCTGTACTGGTCGGCCGACCGCCGGGACTGGGTCCGGGCCGATGAGCTGGTGCCGGGCAGCAGGCTGCTCGACGGCGAGGGCCGGGAGCTGACCGTCGCGGGCAGCGAGCGCCTCGCCGCCGAGCAGACGACATACGACCTCGATGTGAGCGGCATCGACAGCTACTACGTCGGTGTCGGCGAGCGCAGTGCCCTCGTCCACAACTGCAACGACCTGGCCAGGGACGCCGTGCTCTACCCGGGCCTCGCGCACACCCTGGACGAGCACGTCGACGTGACCCTGGAGCAGATGAAGCAACTGGCGATCAAGAAGACCCGGAAGTACGGCAAGCCGACGTCGAACAGCCGGTGGGTCGACCGGCAGACCGCCCAGCAGGTCGTGGACTACGCCGTGGCCGCCAACAAGGCGAAGATCCAGGACTGGCTGCGCAAGGGCGCCACGAAGCCGCTGGAGCTCCGGGGCACCTTCGGGGCGAAGAACTCGCTCGGTGATGTGATGACCCACGACGGGAAGCACAGCAAGGCGGGGAACGGCTATGTCGTCCTCCTTCAGCGTGCCCCCGGACACAAGCCCGGCGGCTACTACGTGTCCACCGCGTACCCGATCTGA
- a CDS encoding pyridoxal phosphate-dependent decarboxylase family protein yields the protein MGLITTGASMAALSAVTAARERHLGDDLRSGTAYVAEHTHPAMVKAARVAGVLPDRVRRVPVTGDLHMDVDAVREAVGRDRARGLRPFLLVGTAGTTDTGAVDPLRPLADLARRNGMWFHIDAAYGGFFILTERGRARLRGVERADSIGLDPHKSLFLPFGTGILLVRDAGTLRAPFACDADCLLDVRDGGGLTDYADYGPELTREFRGLRLWLPLHLHGLGAFRDALDEKLTLAAYAYGRLSTEPLVGTVYPPELSTVAFHIRGLDDTGHTRLLRGVNEQGRIQLSSTRVLGRVALRLCVMSHRTHREHVEEALDIILDAAGPGARTPLSQATGSLSRSTGPGTGKTAHPERPTVQPPAQGAI from the coding sequence ATGGGACTGATCACCACGGGCGCCTCCATGGCGGCCCTGTCGGCCGTGACGGCGGCACGGGAACGGCACCTGGGCGACGACCTCCGCAGCGGCACGGCCTATGTCGCGGAGCACACGCATCCCGCGATGGTGAAAGCGGCCCGTGTCGCGGGGGTGCTCCCGGACCGTGTCCGCCGCGTTCCCGTGACCGGGGACCTCCATATGGACGTGGACGCCGTGCGGGAGGCGGTCGGCCGCGACCGGGCGAGAGGACTGCGGCCGTTCCTCCTGGTGGGCACCGCGGGCACGACGGACACCGGCGCGGTGGACCCGCTCCGGCCGCTGGCCGACCTGGCCCGCCGGAACGGGATGTGGTTCCACATCGACGCCGCCTACGGGGGGTTCTTCATTCTGACCGAACGTGGCCGGGCGAGGCTGAGGGGAGTCGAGCGGGCCGACTCGATCGGTCTCGACCCCCACAAGAGCCTCTTCCTCCCCTTCGGTACCGGCATTCTGCTGGTGCGGGACGCGGGGACGCTGCGGGCCCCGTTCGCCTGTGACGCGGACTGCCTGCTCGACGTCCGCGACGGCGGCGGGCTGACCGACTACGCCGACTACGGCCCCGAACTCACCCGGGAGTTCCGCGGCCTGCGCCTGTGGCTGCCACTGCACCTCCACGGCCTCGGCGCCTTCCGGGACGCGCTGGACGAGAAGCTCACGCTCGCCGCGTACGCGTACGGCCGGCTGAGCACGGAACCCCTGGTCGGCACGGTGTATCCGCCGGAACTCTCGACGGTCGCGTTCCATATCCGGGGCCTGGACGACACCGGCCACACCCGGCTGCTGCGCGGCGTCAACGAGCAGGGGCGGATACAGCTCTCCAGCACCCGCGTCCTGGGGCGGGTGGCCCTGCGTCTGTGCGTGATGTCCCACCGGACGCACCGCGAGCACGTCGAGGAGGCGCTGGACATCATCCTCGACGCGGCGGGCCCGGGAGCGCGTACCCCACTTTCACAAGCCACCGGATCACTTTCCCGATCCACCGGACCGGGCACCGGGAAAACCGCGCACCCGGAAAGGCCCACCGTTCAGCCACCCGCACAAGGGGCAATCTGA